From the Telopea speciosissima isolate NSW1024214 ecotype Mountain lineage chromosome 9, Tspe_v1, whole genome shotgun sequence genome, the window ATCCCTCCAACCACTTGACTTTCTAGGATATTCTCATTTTGAGGAGTAGATGTATGATATTTTCTATCAACAGCTGCAATCAGGAGCCTAGATTTGCAGCTGAGCTTGCTAGTATGGTGTGATGGGGTATTCAACGTGTACTGTCTTGTAAAATGTGGCTTAGGATAGGTTGTCTTGAAGTTATGATTCAAAGCTGTATTGTTGTGGCATTCTGGGTTATTTGGCTCTACTCCTTTATCTtacaaatatatttatttaaaaaaaaaagatgtagaCATTTAAAGTTAAGTTCCGTTGGATTCAAAACTAGGAGTTGAGAAGCTTCTTaatggttgctccattgtgaccaagtgatcacgtgttcgagtctctggaaacagcctctttgcaaagcaggggtaaggctgtgtactttatgaccctccccagaccccgcagtggcgggagcttcgtgcactgggtacgggtACGCCCTTTCTTTTAGAGTAGATATGGTGCAGCAATACCCAAAAGTCCAAGAACCAGTAATGTGCCCCTGATGTTTTCACAGAATTAAGCCAGCGGACTTGATTGAGCATTGTCGTTGAAAAATAGCTGTCAGTGTTAAAAAAGGATCTAATGACTTTATCTCTGCATAGTACGAGTAAATCATCCACTTTTATTTGCTTGTTTGTTGGAACTGATTTCTGAAAACTGCAGTTTGATGAAATCTTTTATTGTGACTGGTGGTTTTATTGCGCCATTATTGCAGGAGTTGATATTAGCATGAATACACATTTGAAGACTGTAAAACTGACACTCAAGGGAAAGAATCCAGTAACACTAGATCATCTAAGCGTGCGAGGTAACAACATCCGATATTATATTCTTCCTGACAGTCTAAACCTCGAGACTTTACTGGTGGAGGAGACACCTAGGGTCAAGCCCAAAAAGCCAACTGCTGGTATTGTATATTTCACTTCAGTGCTTTGTTCATTCTACTTTGGTTCGCTTGTCTTTTGGTTTCTaagcttcttctttcttatcatCCCTTGAATTCTTCCTCAGGGAGACCTTTGGGACGTGGCAGGGGTCGTGGCCGTGGACGTGGACGTGGCAGAGGTCGCTAGTAGCATTGCACTCCCAATTTTTGCAACTAGTCTCTCATGTAGCTTTGTTGTTGCTTCCCTGATTTTGAGCGTGAGTTGTCCGTCGACCAAATGGACTGATTGTAACCGATATCCAAGATGGATGGCTTCTAGTTTGGACTTGCCTCagaaataccttttttttttcgggttTATATGGTTTGTATATTGACATCCCTTCCTGGTCCGTCTGAAACCAGTGGTAAAATGACTAGCCAGTCTCCAACAGTGCCTATTCTGCAGTATTTCTGTGATATTCGGTTGGAGATAAGATTGTTAGATATGGATTTGATCTGGATCTTTCGAGCTGAGCTCATTATAGCATGTCAACTCAAAAAACATGATTCTCAACCAAGGTTTCAACACACCTGGCATTGAATCGATCCCAAAAAACCTTACAATCGACCT encodes:
- the LOC122640470 gene encoding small nuclear ribonucleoprotein SmD1a; translated protein: MKLVRFLMKLNNETVSIELKNGTVVHGTITGVDISMNTHLKTVKLTLKGKNPVTLDHLSVRGNNIRYYILPDSLNLETLLVEETPRVKPKKPTAGRPLGRGRGRGRGRGRGRGR